A stretch of DNA from Pseudonocardia hierapolitana:
ATCCCGTTCGTCATGATCGGCATCATGCACAGCCCCGTGCCGAAGGCCCGGAGGCAGAGCAGCGCGACGATCTCCCCCTGCGATGTGACGGCGGTGAGGTCCTGCATGAGGTAACCGGCCAGCGTCATGATCAACAAGCCCAGCACCGCGGGCACCCGCGCGCCGATCCGGTCGTAGAGCTGCCCGGCGATCGGCATGAGCACAGCCATGACGAGCGCCTGCGGCATGAGCAGGAGGCCCGCCTCGAACGCCCCGAGCCCGCGCGCCGACTGCAGGTACACGGGGATGTAGAAGAGCACGGAGAAGAGGCCGATCGAGAGCACCGCGATCAGCAGCAGCGAGTTGGTGTACGGCCAGACGAGGAACACCCGCACGTCGAGCAGCGGGTTCTCGACCGCCATCTCGATCACCACGAACAGCGCGAGGCACAGCAGCCCGAGGACGATCAGGATCACGGTGGGATAGGCCGTCCATCCCCACGACTGCCCCTCCGACAGCGCGAGCAGAAGCGACGACAGCCCCGTGGCGATGGCGAGGAAGCCGAGCACGTCGAAGCGTCCCGCCGGCCGGCTGGGGAAGCCCGGCAACAGGAGGAAGGCCGCGATCGCCCCCATGATGCCGATCGGGACGTTGATGAAGAAGATCAGCCGCCAGTCGACGTACTCGACCAGGTAGCCACCGAGCGTCGGGCCGACGGCGGGCGCGACGACGACGCCGAGGCCGTAGATGCCCATCGCGCTGCCGATCTTCTCCTTCGGCACGATCTGGTAGAGCATCGAGAGGCTCACGACCGGCAGCACACCGCCCGGGATGGCCTGGAGGACCCGGAAGGCGATCATGCTCTCCAGGTCCCACGCGATGCCGCAGAGCGCCGATCCCGCGGCGAAGGCCAGCAGCGCCGTGATGTACAGCCGGGTCTGCCCGACCCGGTTGGCGAGCCACGAGCTGATCGGCACGATCACGCCGAGCACGAGCGTGTAGGACGTGGCGATCCACTCGATGTCGTCGGCGGTGACCCCGAAGATGTTCTGCATCTCCGGGATCGCCACGTTGACGATGCTCGTGTCGAGCACCGACATGAACATGCCGGAGACGAGCACGACGAGCGGAAGCAGCCACCCCCCGGCGGCCGCGGGTGCATCCGCGCGGCCCGCCGCTGCCTGCGTCACCGCCTAGTTCTTTCTAATGTTCACGGTGACGTTCATGCCGGGCACGATCCCGAGACCGTCCGGGTTCTCGATGTTGATCTTCACCGGGATCACCTGGGTGACCTTCTGGAAGTTGCCCGAGGTGTTCGACTCCGGGAACACCGAGAAGACACCGGCGGCGCCGCCCTGCACCTCGCGCACCGTGCCCCGGAACTCGTGGCCCGGGAACGCGTCGACCTCGATGTCGACGAGCTGGCCGGGCCGGACGTCGTCGATGTCGGTCTCGTCGACGCGGGCGGTGACGAAGATCTTGGAGAAGTCGTAGGCGACGGCCAGCTCGGTGCCCGCCGTGACGTACGTGCCCTCGACCGCGTTGTTGACCGCGACCGTGCCGTTGGCCGGGGCCCGCACCGCCATCTCCGGCTGGACGAACGCCCCCTGGATGCGGATCCGGCCCACGACGTGGTCCTGCTCCAGCTCCGCGCCCTGCGTGGCCCTCCAGTCGATCACGGTGCCGCTGGTGGGCGCGTTGACCGAGATCCGATCGCCGTCGATCTGCGCGTTGTCGGTGCTGACGTAGTTCTGGGCATCGATGAAGTACCAGGCGGTGATGCCACCACCGGCCAGCACCGCGATCCCGAGGATCAGAATCAGGGCGATCCGCGTGCCCTTGGACATCTGCCGCTTCTGCTTGGGCTCCGGGGTCTCGCCGGCGTTGTTCTCGCTGCTCCTGCCGTCGGTGCTCCCGTTGCTCACCGCGACCGGTTCCGTGATCGGACCCTCAGACATCGATCGACTCCCCTCCGACCTCGAGTATCCGCTCGTTCACCGTGCGGCGGGCAGCAGAACCTGCTGCCCCTCCCGCAGGCCGGAGAGAACCTGCGTGCGGTCCGCCCCCACCTTCCCGGCCTCGAAGGGCGCCGACTTCTGGGTTCCGTCCGCTTCCACGACCGTCACGGTCGGCCGGCCGTTCTCCTGGCGCACCGCCGAGCTGGGCACGGTGAGCACGTTGTCGAGCTCCTCGGTCACCACGGTGGCCCGCACCGTCTGGCCGTCCTTGATCCGCGGGTCCGACTTGTCGACCACGATCGTCACGTAGTAGGTGACGACGCCGGAGATCGCGGTGCCGGTCGGGGCGACCGACAGCACCGTGCCGCTCAGCGTGACGTCCGGGACGGCGTCGACCGAGACGTTGACCTTCTGGTTCGGCTGGACGGTGGCGGCGTCCGACTCGTTGAACGGGACCACCACCTGGAACGCGTCGATGTTGTCGAGCACCAGGAACTGCGTGCCGCCGGGCCTGGCGGGGTTCGCGCCGACCCCGGCAGCGGCCTGCGCCGCGGACGCGGAGTCGACCCCCGGGATGCCCGCGCTGCTGCCCGGCGCGAGGGCGCTGGTGCCGCTGCTCGGCGCCAGGTACTCCCCCACCACGCCGTTGATGGCGGAGACGGTGGCGGCCACCGGCGCGCGCAGCGTCGCGTTGTCGACGTCGCGCTGCGCGGCGGCCACGGCCGCCTGCTGGCTGATGACGGCGCCGCGCTGCTCCTCGATGTCGAACGGGCGGTCAGACCGCGCCGAGTCCGCGTTGTTGCGGGCGTTCACCACGCCCTGCTCCGCGTTGGCGATCGAGAGCTCGCCGCTGGCCTTCGTGTTGTCGCGCGACTTCTTCGCGGACTCCACCGCGTTCTCGCTGACGACGACCTGCTGCCTGGCCGACACCACCGCCTGCTTGTCCGCGGGGATGTTGCTGCAGGCGGGGTTGCTCACCGTCACCAGCGACTGCGACGAGCTGCTCGACCCGGACGTGCCGGAGACGCTGCTGTCCTCGTCGTCGGAGTCCTCGTCGCTGTCGTCGGCCTTGCTGCTGCTCGACGAGTCGTTGCCACACGCCCGCTCGTCGGCCTCGAGCTTGTCCTTCGCCTTGTCCAGGGCCTTCTTGTCGATGTCGAGCTTCCGCTCGGCGTTGTCGATCTCCTGCTCGGCCGCGTCGAGCGACTCGTCGGCCTGTTTGCGCGTCTTGTCCAGGATCTCCTGCGCCTGAGCGAGGGAGTCCCTCGCGCCGGATGCGACCGGAGAGTTGATCAGCCGGTCGAGCGCCGCCTGCTGGGATCGCAGCTGCCCCTGCTGCTGCTCGAGCACCTGGCGCAGGGCGAAGTCGTCCACCGTCGCCAGCACCTGACCGGGCTCGACCCGGTCACCGACCTTGACGAAGACGTTCGTGAGCTGTCCGCCGTTCGGGAAGCCCATGTTCTGCTGGCTCGCCGCACTCATCGACCCCGTGGCCGACACGCCGCTGGTCACCGCGGCGCGCTGGACCGTGGCGGTGGTCGGTCTCGAGGGTTCCTCGCTCGTGCACGAAGCCACCAGCAGGACCGCGAGCGCACCGCACCCCGCCGCCCCGATCCGCCGCAGCCGCCCGGCCGGCATGTGACGCCGGTTCATCTGCTGCACGCTCCCCTCCCGCTGATGCGGCACAATCACCACACTCTGGAAACGAGAGAGGAGTCTCGCAGATACCGTTTCCCTCGTTCGAGTGACCCCGATCATGCGAGAGTGACGGCCCTGATAATTTGCTGAGACCGAAAGGGCGAACGTGGTGGACGACCAGCAGCCGCGACTGCGGGCCGACGCGCGCCGCAACCGCGACCGTATCGTCGCCGCAGCCAAGACGTGGTTCGCCACGCACGGCCCGGACGCGCCCACCGAGGAGATCGCCCGATCGGCCGGCGTCGCCACGGGCACCCTGTACCGGCACTTCGCCGACCGGGAGGCCCTGATCCGGGCGGTGGCGGTGAACAACTTCGAGAACGCGTTCGCGGAGGCGGACGCCGCCGTCGCCGAGGAAGCCTCCGCATGGGACGCGCTCGTGCGCATCCTGCGCCAGTCACAGGAACTGCGGCTGTCGTTCCGGCTGCTGACGGCCTACCCGCACGTGCACGCGGTCCTCAAGAAGGAGCGCGACGTCGACCGGTCCCGCCGGCACATGGTCGACCTGCTCGACCGGGTCGTGCGCAGGGCACAGGCGGAGGGCACGCTGCGCACGGACGTCGGCACCGGCGACGTCGCCGTGATGTTCGCGCTGCTCGCCCAGCCCCTGTCCATCGAGTGGACCGCGACGGCGCAGCTCGCGTCCGAACGCTGCATGGCGCTGCTCCTCGAGAGCCTCCGGGCGGGCGGGCCGCACGACACGCTGCCCGGGCGCGCGATCTGGTCCGAACACATCGCCCACGGCTGAGCTGATCGGGCGATCAGGCGGCCGGGAGGCGGGACCGTTCGCGCGGGCCGATCTCCGGATGGTCGTCGGCGGGATCCCAGCCGAGGTCCGCCGTGGCTCGCGCCGTGGAGTAGAACCCCGCGTTCCCCTCCATCGGCGCGCGCAGCGGCACATCCGGGTACCAGCGCGCGGCGAGCTCGGCGCTGGCGGTGCCGGTGATCGTGCGGTCGGCGACGACGTGGTAGACGGCGTGGCCCGGCGTCGGGCGGAGCAGGGCGAGCAGGCAGGCGGCCGCCGCCGCGTCGAAGCTCACCCAGCCCCACAGGTCCTTGCGGGCCCGCCCGTCGTCGGGCCCCCGCGACGTCGCCGCTTCCGCGTCGTCGCGCAGGCCGTGCAGCCGCAGCGCGGAGAACGCGACATCCGGTCGGCGACGCGCGAACGCCGCCGACTGCTGCTCCACGATCCACTTGGAGAGGCTGTACGCGTCCTCGGCATAGGTCGGGTGGTCCTCGTCCACCGGGAAGTAGTCGTAGCGCGGGTCGGCGCTGTAGACGCCGCCGATCGCGTTGATGCTCGACGCGAGGCACACGCCCTCGAGCCCGTACTCCTCGGCGGCCACCAGTACGTGGTACGTGCCGTTCACGTTCACCCGGTGGACCTGCGGCTCCGGGTACCGGGGATGCACGAGCCCGCCCAGGTGGATCACGCCCTGCGCGCCGGCGAGCGCGGCCCTGACCTCGTCCAGGTCGGTGAGGTCGGCCGCCCGCCACTCCACCCGTCCGTCCGGCTCCCCGGCCGCGCCGGGCAGGTCGGTCGCGACGACCTCGTGCCCGGCGCGGAGGGCCCGGGCCACGACGTGCCGGCCGAGCCGGCCCGCCGCGCCCGTCACGGCTATGCGCATGGGTGCCCTAGCTCCACAGGCGGTCGTGGCTGGTCTCGCCGTCCCAGTGGGTCGTCTCGGCGAAGAACACCGGGTCGCGCGGGTCGAGCTGCTGGCGGAACAGCTCCTCGTTGATCTCACCGAACCCGAGGCCAGGGGTGTCCGGCACCGTGATGAACCCGTCCTGGATCAGCGGCCTGGGCAGGCCGGTGACCAGCTCGCTCCAGAACGGCACGTCGGCAGCGTGGTGCTCGAGGGCGAGGAAGTTCTCGGTGGCCGCTGCGAGGTGTACGCACGCCATCGTCGCGATCGGCGACGCCGCGAGGTGCAGGGCCATGGCGATGCCCTTCTCCTGCGCGTAGTCGCCGAGGCGCTTGGTCTCGGCGATCCCGCCGGAGGTGGCCGGGTCGGGGTGCACGACGCGGATGGCGCCGGCGTCGAGCAGCGGCTTGAAGTTCTCGGTGAGGTAGATGTCCTCACCCGTGCAGGTGGGCACCGCCACGGCCTCGGTGAGCTGGCGCCACTGGTCGGTGTACTGCCAGGGGATGAGGTCCTCGATCCAGGCCAGCGTGAACGGCTCGAGCGCCCGCCCGATCCGGATGCACGAGTCGATGGCGATGTGGCCGAAGTGGTCGGCCGCGAGCGCCACGTCGTAGCCGACGATCGACCGCACCGTGTCGACGTAGCTCGCGAGGTGCTCCACGCCCTTGGGCGTGACCTGGATGCCGGTGAACGGGTGCATCGTCGAGACGTCGTCCCGGGAGCCGGGTGGTGCGATGAGCGTGCCGGGGACGTCCCACAGCAGCGAGATGCCCACGTCCATCTTGAGCATGGTGAAGCCCCGGCGCTTGCGCTCCAGCAGCCGCTCGCCCATCTCGTGCGGGTCGAGGAGGGAGGGCGTGTCGGCGTAGCACCGGACCGTGTCGCGGAACTTGCCGCCGACGAGCGCGTATGCCGGCACGCCGTACGCCTTGCCCGCCAGGTCCATCAGCGCCATCTCGATGCCGGACACGCCGCCGCCCTGGCGCCCGTGGTGCCCGAACTGCTTGATCTTGCGGAAGACCTTGTCGAGGTTGCAGGGGTTCTCCCCGACGATCCGGCTCTTGAGCACGAGCGCGTAGCTGGCGCTGGCCTGGTCGCGCACCTCGCCGTACCCGACGAGCCCCTGGTTCGTGTCGATCCGGATGATCGACGAGCGGAAGGGCACGCCGTGCAGGTTCGCCACCCGCACGTCGGTGATGCGCAGGTCGCTGGGCCGCGACCCGGTGCTGACGTACTCCTCGCTGATGGTGGACGTGCTCATGCATTCTCCTTGCGCCACTGCTTGAAGTCGGCCTCGATGTCGTCCGCCCAGGTCGGAACGTCGATCTGGGCGCTGGTGTAGCGCCGCTCGGACAGGCGCTGCTTGCCGAACACGTCGCGGATGCGGGTGTCCTCGGCGGTGGCCGCGACGTCCGCGGCGAGGTGGGCGGGGATGACGGCGACGCCGGTGGGCGTGCCGAGGATGACGTCGCCGGGCAGCACCGTGGCGCCGCCGATGCGGATCGGGATGTTGATCCCGGCGAGGGTGACACCACGGATCGGGGTGGGGTCGACGTCGCGGTGGAAGATGTTGACGCCGCCGGGCAGCTTCTGCAGCCCCTGCAGGTCCCGGATGCCGCCGTCGATCACGGCGCCGACGCCGGTGCGGGAGGCCACGGCCGTCCCGAGGTTGTCACCGACCACGGTGCCCTCGACGACCTTGCCGAAGATGTCGACGACCATGATGTCGCCGCTCTCGAGTGTCTCGATCACCCAGGAGTTCTGCCGGTCGCCCTCCAGGTGGCCCTCGCGTGCACCCGCGGCGACGACGACCGCGTCGTAGTCGGGCCGGTGCGGCAGGAACTGCGCGGTGACCGCCCGGCCGACGATCACGGTGCCGGGGTGGGTCTCGCGCCAGCCTCCCGCGAACTGGCGTACGTAGCCGGCCTGGAACAGGTGGCCCCACGCCTCCTCGGTGGTGGCGAGCTTCAGGCTCGCCAGCACGTCGTCGGGAACACGGGGCCGGCCCGAGCCGAAGCGCTCACCGGTCCACGCTGCGGTGAGCTCCTCGAGATCGTCCTTGCCGGGATGGATGCGCACGTCCGCTTCGCCTTCTTCCTGCTATACGAGTTCGGTCATTCCCTGCACGGTGGTCATCAGGAGCGGCGCGTAGCCGAGCAGCTCGGCACGGTCCACCGCGAACGTCACGGTCGAGATGCTCACACCGCCGCGGGGCCGCCCGGCCCGGTCGAGGATCGCGGCGCCGAGGCAGCGCACGGTGGCCTCGTTCTCCTCGTCGTCGATGGCGTAACCGCGCTCGCGCACCGCGGCGAGCTCGGCGTGCAGGGCCCGCAGGTCGGTGATCGTGGCCTGCGTCCTGGTCGGCATTCCGGCCGAGGACATCACGGCGTCCACCTCGGCGGCAGGCAGGTGCGCGAGGATCGCCTTGCCGATCGCCGTGCAGTGCAACATGAGCTGGTTGCCCACCCGCGACCGCATCTCGTACGGCTTGTCGCTGTCGACCTTGTGCAGGTACACGGCGTGGTCACCGACCCGGACCGCGAGGTGCACGGTGTTGCCGCCCGCGCCCTCCTGCAGCCGCCGCAGGGCGGGCCCGGCGCCGGCCGACATCACCGACACGATCCGCGCGCCGAGCCCGGACAGCCGGCCCCCCACTCCGTAGCGCCCGTCGCCGCAGTTCTCCGCGAACCCCTCTGCGGTGAGCGTGGCCAGCACGCGGTACGCCGTGGACCGGGGCACCGCCGCACGCTCTGCCACGTCCATCAGCCGGTGCGGCCCGTCGGGCACGGCGAGCGCCTCCAGGATCCGCATGGCCTTCTCCACGGACGTCCCGGCCGCGCTGGCCCGCCCCCTGCGAACCGGCTGTACCGATGACGCTGAAGTCATCCCTTCACGGCACCCGCTGTCAGACCCTCGGTCAAGAACCGCTGCCCGAAGGCGTACATGAGCACCACGGGGATGCTGATCAGCAGCGAGGCCGCCGCCAGCTGGCCCTGCGGCACGACGTCACCGAAGATCATCGACTGCATGCCGACCGGCAACGTCTTGTAGTCGTCGCGG
This window harbors:
- a CDS encoding DHA2 family efflux MFS transporter permease subunit, which codes for MTQAAAGRADAPAAAGGWLLPLVVLVSGMFMSVLDTSIVNVAIPEMQNIFGVTADDIEWIATSYTLVLGVIVPISSWLANRVGQTRLYITALLAFAAGSALCGIAWDLESMIAFRVLQAIPGGVLPVVSLSMLYQIVPKEKIGSAMGIYGLGVVVAPAVGPTLGGYLVEYVDWRLIFFINVPIGIMGAIAAFLLLPGFPSRPAGRFDVLGFLAIATGLSSLLLALSEGQSWGWTAYPTVILIVLGLLCLALFVVIEMAVENPLLDVRVFLVWPYTNSLLLIAVLSIGLFSVLFYIPVYLQSARGLGAFEAGLLLMPQALVMAVLMPIAGQLYDRIGARVPAVLGLLIMTLAGYLMQDLTAVTSQGEIVALLCLRAFGTGLCMMPIMTNGISAVPPAIVGSASAFNNVVQRVSSALGLAALTAFMTVQQAQLNADRSWLVSPDVLPSLGQGPTGQMMGTYAIYQQTSVQVYVSALDDVMFLTTIMTAAAVVLALFLRRPSGASAGGGPAMVD
- a CDS encoding efflux RND transporter periplasmic adaptor subunit, with product MSEGPITEPVAVSNGSTDGRSSENNAGETPEPKQKRQMSKGTRIALILILGIAVLAGGGITAWYFIDAQNYVSTDNAQIDGDRISVNAPTSGTVIDWRATQGAELEQDHVVGRIRIQGAFVQPEMAVRAPANGTVAVNNAVEGTYVTAGTELAVAYDFSKIFVTARVDETDIDDVRPGQLVDIEVDAFPGHEFRGTVREVQGGAAGVFSVFPESNTSGNFQKVTQVIPVKINIENPDGLGIVPGMNVTVNIRKN
- a CDS encoding HlyD family efflux transporter periplasmic adaptor subunit, whose protein sequence is MNRRHMPAGRLRRIGAAGCGALAVLLVASCTSEEPSRPTTATVQRAAVTSGVSATGSMSAASQQNMGFPNGGQLTNVFVKVGDRVEPGQVLATVDDFALRQVLEQQQGQLRSQQAALDRLINSPVASGARDSLAQAQEILDKTRKQADESLDAAEQEIDNAERKLDIDKKALDKAKDKLEADERACGNDSSSSSKADDSDEDSDDEDSSVSGTSGSSSSSQSLVTVSNPACSNIPADKQAVVSARQQVVVSENAVESAKKSRDNTKASGELSIANAEQGVVNARNNADSARSDRPFDIEEQRGAVISQQAAVAAAQRDVDNATLRAPVAATVSAINGVVGEYLAPSSGTSALAPGSSAGIPGVDSASAAQAAAGVGANPARPGGTQFLVLDNIDAFQVVVPFNESDAATVQPNQKVNVSVDAVPDVTLSGTVLSVAPTGTAISGVVTYYVTIVVDKSDPRIKDGQTVRATVVTEELDNVLTVPSSAVRQENGRPTVTVVEADGTQKSAPFEAGKVGADRTQVLSGLREGQQVLLPAAR
- a CDS encoding TetR/AcrR family transcriptional regulator is translated as MDDQQPRLRADARRNRDRIVAAAKTWFATHGPDAPTEEIARSAGVATGTLYRHFADREALIRAVAVNNFENAFAEADAAVAEEASAWDALVRILRQSQELRLSFRLLTAYPHVHAVLKKERDVDRSRRHMVDLLDRVVRRAQAEGTLRTDVGTGDVAVMFALLAQPLSIEWTATAQLASERCMALLLESLRAGGPHDTLPGRAIWSEHIAHG
- a CDS encoding NAD-dependent epimerase/dehydratase family protein produces the protein MRIAVTGAAGRLGRHVVARALRAGHEVVATDLPGAAGEPDGRVEWRAADLTDLDEVRAALAGAQGVIHLGGLVHPRYPEPQVHRVNVNGTYHVLVAAEEYGLEGVCLASSINAIGGVYSADPRYDYFPVDEDHPTYAEDAYSLSKWIVEQQSAAFARRRPDVAFSALRLHGLRDDAEAATSRGPDDGRARKDLWGWVSFDAAAAACLLALLRPTPGHAVYHVVADRTITGTASAELAARWYPDVPLRAPMEGNAGFYSTARATADLGWDPADDHPEIGPRERSRLPAA
- a CDS encoding mandelate racemase/muconate lactonizing enzyme family protein; this encodes MSTSTISEEYVSTGSRPSDLRITDVRVANLHGVPFRSSIIRIDTNQGLVGYGEVRDQASASYALVLKSRIVGENPCNLDKVFRKIKQFGHHGRQGGGVSGIEMALMDLAGKAYGVPAYALVGGKFRDTVRCYADTPSLLDPHEMGERLLERKRRGFTMLKMDVGISLLWDVPGTLIAPPGSRDDVSTMHPFTGIQVTPKGVEHLASYVDTVRSIVGYDVALAADHFGHIAIDSCIRIGRALEPFTLAWIEDLIPWQYTDQWRQLTEAVAVPTCTGEDIYLTENFKPLLDAGAIRVVHPDPATSGGIAETKRLGDYAQEKGIAMALHLAASPIATMACVHLAAATENFLALEHHAADVPFWSELVTGLPRPLIQDGFITVPDTPGLGFGEINEELFRQQLDPRDPVFFAETTHWDGETSHDRLWS
- a CDS encoding RraA family protein — protein: MRIHPGKDDLEELTAAWTGERFGSGRPRVPDDVLASLKLATTEEAWGHLFQAGYVRQFAGGWRETHPGTVIVGRAVTAQFLPHRPDYDAVVVAAGAREGHLEGDRQNSWVIETLESGDIMVVDIFGKVVEGTVVGDNLGTAVASRTGVGAVIDGGIRDLQGLQKLPGGVNIFHRDVDPTPIRGVTLAGINIPIRIGGATVLPGDVILGTPTGVAVIPAHLAADVAATAEDTRIRDVFGKQRLSERRYTSAQIDVPTWADDIEADFKQWRKENA
- a CDS encoding IclR family transcriptional regulator translates to MTSASSVQPVRRGRASAAGTSVEKAMRILEALAVPDGPHRLMDVAERAAVPRSTAYRVLATLTAEGFAENCGDGRYGVGGRLSGLGARIVSVMSAGAGPALRRLQEGAGGNTVHLAVRVGDHAVYLHKVDSDKPYEMRSRVGNQLMLHCTAIGKAILAHLPAAEVDAVMSSAGMPTRTQATITDLRALHAELAAVRERGYAIDDEENEATVRCLGAAILDRAGRPRGGVSISTVTFAVDRAELLGYAPLLMTTVQGMTELV